A part of Acidobacteriota bacterium genomic DNA contains:
- a CDS encoding phosphatidylserine decarboxylase codes for VVEAGEEGDEKKVSIFMRLFDVHINRSPISGKITDSEYKKGRFHPAFRPEAGSENEQHRITLVSRSRRIELTQIAGVIARRISFWKKVEDEVKAGERIGMIKFGSRVELVLPREASLLVKVGDKVKAGETIIGELN; via the coding sequence GTGGTGGAAGCGGGGGAGGAGGGGGATGAGAAGAAGGTAAGCATCTTTATGCGACTTTTTGATGTCCACATAAACCGCTCCCCCATCTCCGGAAAGATCACCGACAGCGAGTACAAGAAGGGAAGATTTCACCCTGCCTTCCGCCCTGAGGCGGGAAGTGAGAACGAACAACATAGAATAACCCTTGTCTCTCGAAGCAGAAGGATCGAGTTAACCCAGATAGCCGGGGTCATTGCGAGGAGGATAAGCTTCTGGAAGAAGGTGGAGGACGAGGTGAAAGCAGGGGAGCGGATAGGGATGATAAAATTCGGCTCCCGGGTAGAACTCGTCCTACCCAGGGAAGCAAGCCTTCTGGTCAAGGTCGGGGATAAGGTAAAGGCAGGGGAAACGATAATCGGAGAACTAAATTGA
- the pssA gene encoding CDP-diacylglycerol--serine O-phosphatidyltransferase has translation MRTPSKTKRTRKERFRRGIYILPSLFTMTNLLFGFASIISAFRGRFSLGAAFIGIAFILDSLDGRIARLTKTTSPFGVEFDSLADLVSFGVAPAVIVYSYSLHIFGRVGWTAAFVFVATGAARLARFNIQSRVAERRYFVGLPIPTAACVIASIILFYHPETPSSFYSFFLMILVYSLSLLMVSKVRYRSFKDLDLRAKRSYSLLLVIAFVFSLFAVYPEFVFLSVMVGYASSGVITKLISLLRRARTNIGTSSIANEEEAELKR, from the coding sequence TTGAGAACCCCCTCTAAAACCAAAAGGACGAGGAAGGAGAGGTTCCGTCGTGGCATCTACATCCTCCCCAGCCTGTTCACGATGACAAACCTCCTTTTCGGCTTCGCCTCGATAATCTCTGCGTTTCGAGGGCGGTTTTCCTTAGGGGCAGCGTTTATCGGCATCGCTTTCATCCTCGATTCCCTCGATGGAAGGATCGCTCGCTTAACCAAAACCACCTCTCCCTTCGGGGTTGAGTTCGACTCCTTAGCCGACCTCGTCTCCTTCGGGGTAGCCCCGGCGGTCATCGTCTACTCCTACAGTCTCCATATATTTGGGAGAGTGGGCTGGACCGCTGCCTTTGTCTTCGTGGCAACCGGCGCTGCCCGGCTCGCCCGGTTCAATATCCAATCGCGGGTGGCGGAGAGGAGATACTTCGTAGGACTTCCTATACCGACCGCTGCCTGCGTTATTGCCTCGATCATCCTCTTCTACCATCCGGAAACGCCGAGCTCCTTTTACTCCTTCTTTCTGATGATCCTCGTATATTCCTTATCCCTTCTTATGGTGAGCAAGGTTCGGTATCGCAGCTTCAAGGACCTTGACCTACGGGCAAAAAGATCCTATTCATTACTGTTGGTGATCGCCTTTGTTTTCTCCTTATTTGCGGTCTATCCCGAGTTTGTCTTCCTCTCGGTAATGGTGGGGTACGCGAGCTCTGGAGTAATAACGAAACTCATCTCCCTACTGAGAAGAGCAAGAACGAACATAGGGACCAGCTCCATCGCCAACGAGGAGGAGGCGGAACTCAAGAGATGA